GTTCGAATACGACGACGGCAGCGTCATCGCGGTCGATTTCGGCAACGCGGCCGCGGACATCGAGGTCGACGTCCTCGGCTCGACCGCGATCATCGTCGCGGGCGGCGAGCAGTTCGAGTTCGAACTCCCGCCCGAAGCGAGCAACGTCGTCGCGCGCAACGGCGTGCTCACGATCGAAGAGTAGCGGTCACCGCCGGTCGAGCGGAGCGGCCGCACCGCTTCGCAGGCGCGCACGGTCTCCGGTCGGTTCGCCCGCCGTTTCACCTGCAACGGTCGTATCGGTCGTCCCTGCCGATTGGCGGTCTATTCCCGGCGGATACGACATCCTCGACGACCGACCGGAAGCACAACGCCTTCCACGGTCCGCTGACTAACACGGATATGAGCGATACCGACTCCATCGACGTCGATAGCTGGCGCGCGGAACTCGAGTCGAAACGCGCCGAGAAAGACGAGTTCTTCGCCGATCACCCGCAGTCGCCGATCCCGCCGGAGGACCGCGACGACTTCGACGGCCTCGAGTACTTCGACCCCGATTCGGACTACCGAGTAACCGCGACCGCGACGGTCCACGACGACCCCGAAGTCGTGCTGGTAGACACCACCGCGGGCCGGGAGATGCGCTACCTCCGAACTGCGACCCTCGAATTCGAACTCGACCGCGACGACGAGGACCTGGCGGACGGCACGTTCGAACTGGCGGCCTACCAGCAGGAGAGCCCGAACGAGCAGCCGCTGTTCGTCCCCTTCCGGGACAAGACGACCGGCCAGCAGACCTACGATGGCGGTCGGTACATGGAACTCGCACCGGAGGACGAACTCGCGGACGGCGACGAAATCGTCGTCGACTTCAACCTGGCGTACACCCCCTTCTGCGCCTACAGCGAAACCTTCGACTGTCCGCTCCCGCCGGAAGAGAACTGGCTCGAAGTCGCGATTCCGGCCGGCGAACGGCACGAGTGATTTCGGCTTCCGACCGCCTGGTTTCGTGATCGATAGCGGTCATTTCACCTGAACGTGAGACCGTGGCTCACGGCGTATCGCCGCGGCCGCTACCTCCTTCAGGTATCGACACACCGATCCGAGTAAATTTCAGGAATCGAAAAGGTGCGTTTCGAGTCGAGTCAATCGGCTCGCGAGGGGCTGTCCGGCCGGAACAGCGGGCTCGAGTAGAAATGAGGGGGTTGGGACGGCGCGGAGCGCGGAGAAACGGGAAAGCGGAAGAGGCGGAAGCCGATTACGGCGCTACGCCGACGGTCACCAGCGTACCGAACTCGCGGTAGCGTTCGACCATCTCCTCGCGGGTGTCCCAGTCCTCCGTCGGGAACTCGGCCTCGCTCGGAATCGTGATCTCGCGGTCCGGGATATTGTCCTGCTCGGCGACGTGCAGTCCCGCGTCGCGGAACGCCTGGCGATACTGCTCGCGGTCCCAGCGGGTCATCTCGACGGAGATGAACTCCTGCCACTCGTGGGAGTGGACGTTTTCCTCGTAGTAGTTGACGGCGCAGTAGAAGGTACCGCCTGGCCGGAGCACGCGGGCGACCTCCGCGAGCGTGCGGTGGGGATCGGCGGCGTAATAGAAGGCTTCCATCGACCAGATGTGGTCGATCGAATCGTCGGCGAAGGGGAGGTCGTCGAAGTCGCCGACGACGTAGCCGACGTCGCCGTCGTCCGTGTAGTCCGCCGCGTTGCGGGCCATCTCGGGCGAGCCGTCGAGGCCGTACACCCGGCCTGCTCCCTTGGTATCGCAGAGCGCGCGGCCAGCGTAGCCGCTCCCGCAGCCCAGATCGAGGACGACGTCGCCGGGTTCGACGGGCATCCGCGCGAGCGCGTGTTTGGCGGTGTGCCAGTGGCGCTCTTCCATTCCCTTGTCGCGGCCGCTCGTTGCCCAGTCGTCGAACTCCTCTCGGACGCTCATGTCCGAGCGATGCGGGCCGCAAGACTAAACGCGTTCGCATGTTTCCGTCCGGGTCCGCTCTCGGCTCCCGTCCCTCGGCTCCCGTCCGCTTGGCTTCCGCCCCTCTGGCTTGCGTTCGCCCGATCATTCTCACTGGGGCAGGAACCACCGACAGATACTTTAGGCTGGCCTAAATTATACGAAGTGAAGGGTCGTCGTGGACCGAACTCCGTGGGCATCCGGATGCAGGTCCCCGCTCGGTGAGTCGTACTGTCCCACCTCTTACCAGTTTTCAGACCCTTCTTCCACGGTTCGATGACCGTTCCGACCGAGAGAGACATCCGCACGCTTAAGGGAGTGCCGAAAGTTGTTCTCGCCAGTATGGACTACAGGCTCGAAATCGACGGGACCCCGGAGACGGTACCCGGCGGGACCGGCGTTCTCCTCCTCCATCCGAGCACCGGTGAGACGGACCGCATCGACACCGATTTCCTCAAAGCCGACACCGACAACTTCCTCGTCGTCTCCACGCGAACCACCGCCCGCGAAGTCAGACAAAAACTCGAGCACTACGACGTCGATGAGGACCGCGCGGAAATTCTCGACACGCTGAGCATCGAACGGGGCTACTCCCGGCGCTCCTCCGACACCGTCCACTACGTCGCCGCTCCCGACGACGTCGACGGGATCGTCAACCACATCGATGGCTTCCTCGACGACCACGACGGCAAACTCCGCATCAGTTTCGACTCCGTAACCGAACTCGCCTACTACGCCGGCGACGACCAGGCGCTCGAAACGGTCGAGCGCATTCTCGAACTGCTCGAGGAGTACGACGCAGTCGGCCTCTTCCACCTCTCGGAGGAACCCCACGACGCGGCCACCGTCGACGAATTCCGCGCGCTGTTCGACGGCATCATCGACCTCGACGAGGACGGCAGCGTCGACGCCGAGTTCTGAAAACGAATCGGCCGCCATCGACCGGCGGAAACGGGAGTTCGTGGACCGGACGGGCCGAGTTCCGAGACGAGAACTGCAGTCGAACCGAGGGAATCGAACGCGACGGAGCGGAAAAAGAGCCTTACTCTTCGATCGATTCGAACGTCTTCTCAGCCCAGCGGATCGCATACTCGGGCCCGTGGTCGCGGTAGGCCTCCGTATCGAGTGCAGCGAAGGGAGCCGGGAGCTCGATCGCGTGTTTGATCGCGGCACAGGCCAATTCCGTCGCGTCCGCGAAGTCGGTGTCTCCGCGGGCGACCGCCCGCGGCAAGCCGGCGACGCGGTCTTCGAGCTGCGTCCCCGCGTCCTGCCAGGCGTCGGCGAGTTCGGGGTGGTCATCGTCCCAGTCGGCGAAGAGTTCGCGGGTCTGGAGTCCGACCCAACCGTCGTACAGCGCCGCCGCGACCTGATAGGTGGCGTTGGGATCGAGCGGGACCGCGTCGTCGAGATCGCGATAGGTCTCCTCGAAGAAGCCGATGAAGTGTTCCGGGACGTCGAGTCCGAGCTGGACGACCGCCTCGGCGAGCAGGAAGTCGACGAACGACTCCGGGGAGCCCTGCACCCGCGGCTTCACCAGGACGACCGGCGGCTCGGTCTGGCGGGTCCAGACGACGCTCCCGTCGCCAGGCATCCCGATCGTGAGGTCCGAACTCGCGTAGTGAGCGAGCAGTTGGGGGGCGTCTTCGGGGAGCCAGGTCGCGGGATAGCTCGCGGGCTCGAGCGCGTCGACGACCAGGCCGAGGTCCTCGGCCTGTGCCGGCGGGAGCGTCTCGAAGTCGCGATCGCAGTCGAAGACCTGCGCGTCGGGCGCGTGGGTCTCGCGGACGGCCTCGACCTGGTCCGAGAGCGCACGGGCCTCGAACATCAGGCGAGTGCGGTCTGGAAGACGAGCAGGATCGACAGCAGCGCCGATGCGGCGACCGTGGCAAGAACGACCTTGGTTGCGGTGCTCATGTGCGTGAGGTCGTATCCGCGTCGCTTAAATCCATCTGTCTCCGCCTCGGCGCTCGATTTTCGGGTCCTGGTTCTCGATGCCAGTTCTCCGCACCTCCTTCTCGGAGCTGTCGCTCCGAACCGATCGGACCGATCGGTCCGAACTCGGAGACGTTCGTCGACGCGACCGGAGCGGGACGATATGTCAGCCCACTATTTCGAGTGGAGAGAAAGGTCTAGAACTGATGGGTAAGACAGGAGATCGGAAGTGATCTGCAGTCGAAACGAACCGGTACAGAGTCGGCGAACAGAACGCGCACTCGGCAGCGTCGGGCGTCGATATCTCCCACTTTCGCAGTTCGAATACGGGTGCGCCCGTCGCGAACGGTACCGCCTTCGTCTTCGTCTCACCGCGCAACCGTCTCGTCACACGGCAGTCGCTCCCGAACGGCGTTACTCGTCGTCGCCGTCGCGCCAGGAATCCGGAACGTCGATGACGTACCGGCCGTCCTCCTGCAGCGAGACGATGTACTCCTCGCGGTTGTAGAGTTCCATCAAGTTGAGTTCGTACTGCCCGGGCTGGACGATCCTGATGCTCTCGAACTGTTCGTTGAGTTCCTCCCGGAGCTCTTCGATCGACGGCTGCTCGCCGCTGGGTTCGCTGACGACGCGGCCCTCCCCCGGTGGCTGCGCGTCGCCAGGCGGGCCGTCGCCATCGGGATCGGCGGCGGGCGGGAGGTCGTCCCTGGTGACGACTTCGGTCCGCGCATCGGCCTGGGCCGCGTTCTCGTCGTCCGCGAGCGTCGCCCGAGTCTGTGACTGGTCGCGGTCGGCCGCCGGGCTGGCCGTCCGGTCCGGCGCGTCGTCGTTGTCCGGCTCGACGGGCGGCTCGCTCGTTACAGTCGCATCAGTCGCATCGGACCGCTCTTCGGGCCGGCGCGCTGTCTCGGGCCACTCGGCGAACTCGCCGTCCGACTCCTCGTCGGACGCGGGGTCGGGACTGGGGCTGGCGGTCGCGGGCCAGGCCGTGGTCGACTGCGCGTTCGCGTTCGACTGCGTAGCTGTCGCCCCGTCGGTTTCGACTCGATCGGCACGCTCGGATGCGGATCCGGGCTCGGAACGGCGCTCGGGTTCGAACGTCTCCTGGTCCGCCGGGTCGCTCGATGCGGTCGACGAGTCCGAAGAACCGGTCGAGACCCAGTCGCGGACGGTCTCCGCGGCTCGCGAGGCGACACCGTCCGAGTTAGCGGTGTCGGTGTCGCTGCTGGAATCAACGGCGGTGCCAGTGTCGGTCGATCCCGAGCCACCGGTCCCATCGAACGAGTCGCCGGTCGTCGCGGACGGCGCGAACTGGAACTTGTTCCCTCCGCAGTCGGGACAGCCCGACAGCATCTCCTTGGAGCCGTCAGCGAACGTCCGGCCGCAGTTCGTACACTGGTGTGGCATTAGTTGCGGGACACGAGCGCGCTGATGAGCGTTTCGTCCTTATGGAGCGTCTCGATCTGATTAGCCGGCCCGATGACCGTCAGCTTCGCTTCTGACGTGTCGTTGCCCATAATGCGACCGAGCAGCGACGAGTCGCTCGTTTCGGACTTGGGATAGGTCTCGATCTCGATCCCGTTGAACTCGTTGGGGCTGATCTCGGACATCGTCACTTCGATGAGCCGGCTCTCCTCGTCGGGAGTTAACCCCTCTTCTAAGATGACGATGTTACCATCGTGGACGCCGTCCAAAATCATCCTGATCTTCTCCATCGTCGCCATCCCATCCATTCGTTCGCCGCTGATCAGGTCGATCTGTACGCCGTCGGACGGGTCCGAATCGTCTGCGTTTGTTGCTTTCGGCATGGTAGTCACCCGAAGTAGTCCGCGATCGAGTCGTACACTTCGTCCATGTTGTCGCCTTCCTTCGCCGACAGGGCGACGGTCTTGTGCTGCGGGAAGGCATCCTCGATCCGCTTCACGCTCGATTCATCGAGGTCGATCTTGTTCGCGAAGATGAGAACCGGGAGATTTCGAGACTCGATGATGCCGATCAGCATCGTGTTGACCTGCGTGATCGGATCCTCGGCGCTGTCCAAGACGTAGATGACGCCGTCGACGTCCTCGCGCAGCCAGTGCATTGCCTCGGCGACGCCTTCGGTCGCCTCGCGGGAGCGACGAATCGCGTCTTCTTCCTCCAAATCGTCAGTAAACTCCTCGTAGTCGACCTTCGTCGTCACGCCAGGCGTGTCGACGATATCGATGGTCACCGACTTCCCGTCGCGTTCGATCTCGACGTTTTCTTTCCTGCGTGCGCGACGCGTTTCGTGTGGAATGTGACTCTCCGCGCCGACGGCGTCACCAGTCCAATCGCGTGCGATCCGATTCGCGAGCGTCGTCTTGCCGGCGTTCGGCGGACCGTAGATACCGATTCGTTTGGGTTCCTGTTCCGAAAACAGGCGATCCGTAACCCGAGAGATACTATCTTTGAGTTCTGTGAACAGTCCCATCCTTTGGGGCCTCCAGCACCGCGGGGTGCATCTGCGCGTACTACTGAGCGAACTCACTTAAGCCTACGTCAGACGTGTTGACAATTCGATTCGTAGGAGTTGTTAGTATTCGGAGGTCTATCGATTGGTACTGGGAATTACCGGAGTGGGTAGAATGTGATTGTATCTCACTCTAGAGTTTCTAGAGTTCGGTCGAGAACGCGACCGAGAAACGGATCGGAAGGCCCCCACCCCTTCGTTTCGACTGGAGATCTACGACGGGGTGGGTCGACGAACTCCCGATCGGTTGGAAACTACCCCCTTCTTTCGACTCGAACCGACGTTCTGGAACCGCTTTCGGGTGAATACGTGGAATCGAACGAGTCGAGGACGAT
This window of the Natrinema salifodinae genome carries:
- a CDS encoding DUF7127 family protein, whose translation is MKVPTSLENADRDDLVVRTFEYDDGSVIAVDFGNAAADIEVDVLGSTAIIVAGGEQFEFELPPEASNVVARNGVLTIEE
- a CDS encoding DUF1684 domain-containing protein, producing MSDTDSIDVDSWRAELESKRAEKDEFFADHPQSPIPPEDRDDFDGLEYFDPDSDYRVTATATVHDDPEVVLVDTTAGREMRYLRTATLEFELDRDDEDLADGTFELAAYQQESPNEQPLFVPFRDKTTGQQTYDGGRYMELAPEDELADGDEIVVDFNLAYTPFCAYSETFDCPLPPEENWLEVAIPAGERHE
- a CDS encoding class I SAM-dependent methyltransferase, with product MSVREEFDDWATSGRDKGMEERHWHTAKHALARMPVEPGDVVLDLGCGSGYAGRALCDTKGAGRVYGLDGSPEMARNAADYTDDGDVGYVVGDFDDLPFADDSIDHIWSMEAFYYAADPHRTLAEVARVLRPGGTFYCAVNYYEENVHSHEWQEFISVEMTRWDREQYRQAFRDAGLHVAEQDNIPDREITIPSEAEFPTEDWDTREEMVERYREFGTLVTVGVAP
- a CDS encoding DUF7090 family protein; protein product: MDYRLEIDGTPETVPGGTGVLLLHPSTGETDRIDTDFLKADTDNFLVVSTRTTAREVRQKLEHYDVDEDRAEILDTLSIERGYSRRSSDTVHYVAAPDDVDGIVNHIDGFLDDHDGKLRISFDSVTELAYYAGDDQALETVERILELLEEYDAVGLFHLSEEPHDAATVDEFRALFDGIIDLDEDGSVDAEF
- a CDS encoding DUF7089 family protein, which produces MFEARALSDQVEAVRETHAPDAQVFDCDRDFETLPPAQAEDLGLVVDALEPASYPATWLPEDAPQLLAHYASSDLTIGMPGDGSVVWTRQTEPPVVLVKPRVQGSPESFVDFLLAEAVVQLGLDVPEHFIGFFEETYRDLDDAVPLDPNATYQVAAALYDGWVGLQTRELFADWDDDHPELADAWQDAGTQLEDRVAGLPRAVARGDTDFADATELACAAIKHAIELPAPFAALDTEAYRDHGPEYAIRWAEKTFESIEE
- a CDS encoding OapC/ArvC family zinc-ribbon domain-containing protein, giving the protein MPHQCTNCGRTFADGSKEMLSGCPDCGGNKFQFAPSATTGDSFDGTGGSGSTDTGTAVDSSSDTDTANSDGVASRAAETVRDWVSTGSSDSSTASSDPADQETFEPERRSEPGSASERADRVETDGATATQSNANAQSTTAWPATASPSPDPASDEESDGEFAEWPETARRPEERSDATDATVTSEPPVEPDNDDAPDRTASPAADRDQSQTRATLADDENAAQADARTEVVTRDDLPPAADPDGDGPPGDAQPPGEGRVVSEPSGEQPSIEELREELNEQFESIRIVQPGQYELNLMELYNREEYIVSLQEDGRYVIDVPDSWRDGDDE
- a CDS encoding DUF2073 domain-containing protein; protein product: MPKATNADDSDPSDGVQIDLISGERMDGMATMEKIRMILDGVHDGNIVILEEGLTPDEESRLIEVTMSEISPNEFNGIEIETYPKSETSDSSLLGRIMGNDTSEAKLTVIGPANQIETLHKDETLISALVSRN
- a CDS encoding Era-like GTP-binding protein, yielding MGLFTELKDSISRVTDRLFSEQEPKRIGIYGPPNAGKTTLANRIARDWTGDAVGAESHIPHETRRARRKENVEIERDGKSVTIDIVDTPGVTTKVDYEEFTDDLEEEDAIRRSREATEGVAEAMHWLREDVDGVIYVLDSAEDPITQVNTMLIGIIESRNLPVLIFANKIDLDESSVKRIEDAFPQHKTVALSAKEGDNMDEVYDSIADYFG